The nucleotide window ATTCACCTGGGATATTTGTGCAAGTCTGAGCGGTCCATGTCTCGTTGATAAGAAGATTCGCGTTGTGGACGGCTAGCAACAGGCCAACAATACATGCACCATCGACTTAGACATTCCGAAATCTTCTGCCGACTCAGGCGTGGACGGCCTCTGACAAATCAATCGTTCAACAATACATAAATTTTAAGAATAATAACAACATGTATTTATGAATATATAGAAACGACAATGATATATTGGGCCACCGTAGAATCTAGTTCCTGGCAGGCATACAATGGCATCGCAACGCAACCCCCTCCGCTAAGGAAAAAGGAGAATCAGTGAAGACGCAAGCAAGGGAAGCAAAGCAAAGCGAggccatgccatgccatgccaaGTTGCCTGCCAACCCCCAGAGCCAAACCCAACAAAAGGGAGCGAAAGGTGGTGGAGTCAACCACATAGCGTGAGTCTTACCCGCCCCAACCGCCGAAAGCTATCCGACGCGGCCTTTACCCCTCACGCCAGCCCACGCTACAAAGAGCCGAGCATACCTTCCCAGGCCGTCCCCTACACACACAATCTAGTCTCCTGATCTCGTCGTCTCTCAATCCCGTAGATCACTTCCACAGTAGCCAGCCAGCCGCCCGGATTAGCCATGTCCTGCTTCGCCGTGCCCGTGCGcacctcgtcgtcgtcgtcgaggaTAAGCGGCAGCAGGCAGCCGTGGCGGTGGTGGCGCAAGTGCGCGGGCCTCGCCGCCGCGGCGCACACCAAGCTCCGCCGCACCGCCTTGCGTGTCCGGTGGTCGGCCACGGGGCGGCTGGGTGGCCACCGTCGGCGCGCGCCGGCGCCGCCCCTGCTGTCCGTGCAGCGCGGGGACCACATGAGCTTCGCGCCGGTCTACGTCGACGAGCTCTACAGCCAGCCCAAGGGCCTCAGCGTCGTCCACGAGGAGCAGCAGCCGCAGCCCAGCACCAGCAAACTCGCGCGTCCAGCCGGCAGTGTGAACAAGGCACGCGTGCATGGCGTAGCCGCTGCTACCGGTGGCAACAAAGCatgtgcggcggcggcggccgccaAGAGCCTCGGCGTGAGGGGCTTCTTGCTGAGCCCGGGCAGAGGGTGCGTTGGGATGGGGGaggtggacgtgagggcggagaTGTTCATCAGGAAGTTcagggaggagatgaggctgcaGAGCCAGAGGTCGGCCGAGGAACTCCAGGCCATGCTTGCAAGAGGCCTATGACCTCCATCATACTAGTAGTAATAACTCATCTTCTCATGGATGTACTTAATTAGCCACGAGGATGCGTAGATTAGCTATAGCTTGGTTTGGTTTGCGATTTGGGTAAATGTTTCGATTGGGAGCTTGGTTTTCGCCTTGTATATAGGATTGTAGTATCCGTTGATCGCATGGAAGTACATGTATTATTGGGTATTCATTACAAGAAGAAAAGATGTGTTGAACACTTATAACAGCCTCTGTATTCATTATTGTTCTTCCGAGCTTGTCGACAGCAGGCATCTACTGTGAAAGGTATGTGTTGACTTATAAACCAGGCTAATGTCCAAGCATACCCACCTGAAAAGAAAAAGGGTTGTTTGGTTGGTTGGGCTGCATCAGAATGTTGCATCGCACCGAACTTAAAGCACCTCCCAGCCAGGCCTGCTAGGAACGGCCGAATTAGCCGTTACCAGCGAGCTAGGCTCGAGTGGTGCAGGGGACGAGTACGCGGCACTGACCTCCCCGAAAAAACAGCGGGAGGAATTGGCGTCATCTCCTACCGAATCGATCGCCCTATATAGTCAGCCTCACCATCCCCCCTCCCCAAAAATTGTAGCTTGGGTATTCATTATTGTTCTTCCGAGCTTGTCGACAGCAGGCATCTATTGTGAAAGGTGTGTGTTCACTTATAAACCAAGCTGATGTCCAAGCATGCCCACCTGGAAAGAAAAGGGGTTGTTTGGTTGGTTGGGCTGCATCAGAATGTTGCATAGCACCGAACCTAAAGCACCTCCCAGCCAGGCCCGCTAGGAATGGCCGAATTAGCCGTTACCAGCGAGCTAGGCTCGAGTGGTGCAGGGGATGAGTGCGCGGCGCTGACCTCCCCGAAAAAACAGCGGGAGGAATTGGCGTCACCTCCTCCCGAATCGATCGCCCTATATAGTCAGCCTCACCATCCCCCCTCCCAAAAAAAATCCCGCCACCATTCCTCCCTATCGAGCTTTCCCTCCGCCACGGATTGATAACGACGACCAGGTAAGCAACCCTCCTGCTCCGACCATCGGTTGACAGCGGCGACAATTCTAGTCCTCCTCTTCTCCGACCCGCACCTCCTTTGAGTTGCTCAGAGCATCCACAATGTGTATTTTTCACTGCTGAAAGATCgaggatgtcgcctagaggggggtgaatatgcgctttaaaataattacagTTTAGACTTGAACAAATGCAGAATCAACCTAGCgattaatttgtcaagcacaaaacctaaaacgactaggctcacctatgtgcactaacaacttatgctaagcaagataaacaactatgtgatagcaaggtATATGACAAGGAACAATATGGCtgtcacaaagtaaagtgcataggtaaagagctcgggtaagagataaccgaggcacgcggagacgacgatgtatcccaaagttcacacccttgcggatgctaatctccgtttggagcggtgtggaggcacaatgctccccaagaagccactagggccaccgtaatctcctcacgccctcgcacaatgcaagatgtcgtgattccactaaggggcccttgagggcggtcaccgaacccgtacaaatggtaACCCTTGGGGCGGTCACCGAACATGTATCACTGTGGAGAACTCAAACCATGcacaaatgcaatggcaagggcacaccgagtgcccaagtccttctctctcaaatcccaccaaagcaactaatgttAGGGAGGAAACTGAGAGGAAGAACAAAAAGGGGAACACTAaaaactccaagatctagatccaaggggttcctctcacatagaggagaaagtgattggtggaagtgtggatctagatctcctctctcttttccctcaaaaactagtaAGAATCCAtagagggattgagagttagcaagcttgaagaaggtcaacaatgagggaagaacacgagctcaaaagATTAGACtgaatggggaagaagacccccttttataggagctcccgaatccaaccgttatgtgctcagtccgcgcatgagcggtactaccgctcaggggagcggtactaccgcccgggTGGTAGAACACAGAGAGCGAAGCAAAACAGAGGGCGAGGAAGAGCCGTATGAACGGCACTACCGCTggagccagcggtactgccgcttggcccagcggtactaccgctgggccCGCGCACAACGCCTACCACGAGCACAGGGATAAGGGACAGGGAGGAGGGCCATTGAGCGGCACTACGGGTGATGGtagccgcggtactaccgcacacgagcggtactaccgctcctactgTCGCTACTACTGCCGCTGAACCCAACATGAGAAAACCACGTTTCGAGTCGAGGCGGTACAAGCGCGGAACCGGAGCCGTACTACCGCTTATGGCCATGGGCGGTACTACGGCTGTGAGACAGCAGTACTACTGGTTGTGGCGATATGCGGTACTGCCGCTCCGGCCCAGTGGTACTACCTCTGGCGCCATCCTTAGGCCACTTCCACGAAAACAAGTACAACCCAAGGAAAACCAGAACTGCCACAACTTCTGCAAAAGAGCTCCGAAaagagcaaactcaagcttgttggatacAAGACGACGAGGAGCATCCAACAACAACTGGTTATAGAAAGAAgtggcaggggaggtatgcctaacaaatAGAGGAGAGAAACCTCCAACAGAGAAGAACTGGcataacctccaacatcgaaaacatcatagaagatgcatgtgaactccgtttttgatgaactcaagcttgtcatcaagatgacaaaaagctctaagactcacaaagagagcCAAAAATAAGAACCAAGAAAgttgatgcaaggatgcaatggtttgatgaagactagttgattgctcccccataccccactatgggtgagccactcttccgcacatcttcacaagtccattgtcaccataatggatggcaagcttcaagcattcgATCTCTTTGtgttgctccacttgaacttgcacaccacaaccataccatgggatcacttgatccctcggTACATCTTGTacgctttgtgtgttgatcaacttgattcactcttgacttagtcttgatcaaccttgattctttccaactctcttcatttggatgatgtctagaaggtaaacatgaatgatcacacaatcttgtTCTTCAAggcatgcttgcaataagctcaactctcacatgaccaatctttggataattccttaatagcaccttggtcaccacataaactccttgaaaccaacacatggacttcaagaaatgcctatggacaaatccttcaaatataactcaaggcaaccattagtccatagagattgtcattaattaccaaaaccaaacatgagGGTATCGCATGTTCTTTCAACTGCCTCTAAGCACTCTCTCTCATCTTAGAGGTGGCCTCCATACAGTGCGCTGCATGCCTCTAAGAAAAAAATCGCTAGCGTCGCCTCTTAGCTTGGAGGCTGCCTCTTTCTATTTAAATAATCAAGCAACCACACTTGTCAGCCTGTTTGTGCTCCCCACAATGCATGTGATGCGCCGAAGGTCTCCTCCATGCAGGTTACCATGCCTTTGTTTAATGAACCATGGACCCACAATAGAGGCTGAAGCAAAATGATATACACTACGTGGTTTTGAGATATGTTTGGAGGCAGGGTTGTGGGGTCCATCTTAGAGGCAAGCTAGCCTCTAAGCACTGTGGATGCCCTCACATGGCGTCTGTGAGTTCAACCACCCACTTCTTTGTACTCATTCTAGGTAGATCTATGAGCATGTGGTAGGGTTAGATCCATCTTTCAAGAATTCGTCCGATTAATCAGTTACGAGCCAGTTAATCGCTACTCGTAGGGTGGCCGGCTCAAATAACACCTTTTCGATGTGTTAACTTGCGAGACCGATTAACTAGCCAGTTGCTAGGCCCATTAATCGCTTCTGACCCGTCAACTAGGGGGCAAACAAAGCCCAATTTTTTGTCCATAACCCATCCCACTCCTCCCACTCCTCAATATCTAGGTTTGGCCCTACCCCGACCTAGCTAGCGGCTCGTCGGGTCCTCATCGGCGCCAACTAGTGTGCTACATCTCCAAGGTCCAACAGCTCCACTGCTCTGGTCACCTACCTAGTACCCATCCCATCTCGTAGGCTATAGCCCATCCTCTCCCGTGGGCTACCCCCCATCTCCTGACCCGTCAACTGCTCCCCAACCCCTCCTGGCAGCTGTTCCCCAAACTCTTCCTCCATGGCATCACTAGCGAGCAAGGTACTACACCCTTCATCCTCTCACCAAGTGGAGAATCCAACATCCATAGATTAGTAGATTACATATTACAAATTTATAGATTAGCATATGGAACTATTGGTTTGGGTTGTTATTGGTAGCATATTGTGTGACTATATGTGGACAAGTTTAAATATTTAATTGATGATTACGAATTTTGTGATTTTGTAGGTTTGATCCATCAAGGTTATCAAGTTTACCCCTTGTTTATGTTTTTTAATATGCCTACAGTAGAATATTTTGGTATATTACATAGTTGGGAGAATTGAAATATGGTATAATACAACGAAAAACTAGATACATGTTGGCATGTTCCTATTTAATCTACCAATTGATATAGTTAATAGGCCGATTCATGGATTAATCGCTACTCTCAAACCGGCCGAGTAGCTACTAGTTACCGATTTTCCGAACATTGGTTAGATTTGTGTCCATGTTGTAGCATTGTACACCATGGGCCTGTGTAAATGTGATGTTCTGGTACCTAGTGGTGATGGATTTGAAGCATGCTAGGAGTTGTTTCCATGTCAGCAAGGACTGATAGCTAGTGGTGATGGATTGGTAGTATGTTTGATGTGTAGTATGCTAGTATGCAACTATGCATGCTATTTTGTTGAACTCTTTGCTATGATTTGAGTTGCTATGCTGAATAGATCAGTTGTCTATACATGTGATAGTGCTCATTCATACTGTCGATATGTAGTGTTGGTTCATATTGTCCATGTTTAGTGCTAGTTCCTACTGTCAATGTGTAGTGTGATCCACTCTTAGAGATGCTTACACTTGTAGGACATGACCATGCAAGAGTTTAGTCAGGCCCTTGTCATGACCGAGAGCCAGTTTGCAGCGTCCTATGTCGAGGACTCCCAGCCTACCATCGACAACTCGGTGTCTCCTTATTCAAATGTTTTCGAGGTGTCTCCTATGGTTCCACCATTTCTGGCTTCAGCATTTGTGTTGGCTTAGCCCAATGATGCAGCTCATGCCACTGCTCAAAAGGCAGCCGCAAAGGAAAAGAAGGAGGGGGGACTCCATGAAATGGCAGCCATTCATGTCGACATTCATGCTTAACAAGATGTGTGAAATCATAGCTAGTGGGGTGATGACTGAGAAGGGCTTTAAGGAGGTGCACTTGAACATGGTTGCAAAGTATGTGTTCAAGTTTTGTAGGCAGGAGGTCACCTCGACCCAGGTATACAATCACCTCAGGAAGTGGAGAGTGAGGTGGATGACAGTGTCCAAACTCAGAGACCTGACCGGCGCTTCATGGGATCAGGAGACCTGCTCGATCCTTTTGGAGGCATAGCACGACCAAGGCACACCACGGTTAGCTCACGAACCACCTGTTTAAGCCTATGTACCATGCCAATCACAATAACCACGTTGTTGTGTTTCTTTTTGGGCTCACCCAAGGACATAGAGTTCCTCAAAGCACCCATCCAGAACTACCACCAA belongs to Triticum urartu cultivar G1812 chromosome 7, Tu2.1, whole genome shotgun sequence and includes:
- the LOC125523947 gene encoding uncharacterized protein LOC125523947; translated protein: MSCFAVPVRTSSSSSRISGSRQPWRWWRKCAGLAAAAHTKLRRTALRVRWSATGRLGGHRRRAPAPPLLSVQRGDHMSFAPVYVDELYSQPKGLSVVHEEQQPQPSTSKLARPAGSVNKARVHGVAAATGGNKACAAAAAAKSLGVRGFLLSPGRGCVGMGEVDVRAEMFIRKFREEMRLQSQRSAEELQAMLARGL